In Fusobacterium hwasookii, a single window of DNA contains:
- a CDS encoding ABC transporter permease: MFWRMVRGTLFRQKSKMLMIAFTVALGVSLATAMMNVMLGVGDKVNKELKTYGANITVMHKDASILDDLYGLSGEGVSNKFLSESEVTKIKQIFWGFAIVDFAPYLERTGEVEGVSNKVKIYGTWFEKHLVMPTGEEVDAGIKNLKTWWEIKGEWLKDDDLEGVMIGSLIAGKYNIKIGDSINVKGTNETKKLIVRGIINSGGNDDEAIYTVLKTTQDLFGLEDKITMIEVSALTTPDNDLAKKAAQDPNSLTISEYETWYCTAYVSSISYQIQEVLTDSVAKPNRQVAESEGTILNKTELLMLLICILSSFASALGISNLITASVIERSQEIGLIKAIGGTNRRIILLILTEIVLTGIFGGIFGYIAGIGFTQIIGKTVFSSYIEPAVIVVPIDIALVFAVTIIGSIPAIKYLLTLKPTEVLHGR, encoded by the coding sequence ATGTTTTGGAGAATGGTAAGAGGAACATTATTTAGACAGAAAAGTAAAATGTTAATGATAGCATTTACAGTAGCATTGGGAGTATCTCTTGCAACAGCTATGATGAATGTTATGCTTGGAGTAGGAGATAAAGTTAATAAGGAATTGAAGACTTATGGTGCTAATATCACTGTAATGCACAAAGATGCTTCTATACTTGATGACCTATATGGTTTAAGTGGAGAAGGAGTATCTAATAAATTTTTATCAGAATCAGAAGTGACTAAGATAAAACAAATATTTTGGGGCTTTGCAATAGTTGATTTTGCTCCATATTTAGAAAGAACAGGAGAAGTAGAAGGAGTATCTAATAAAGTAAAAATTTATGGAACTTGGTTTGAAAAACATCTTGTTATGCCAACAGGTGAAGAAGTTGATGCAGGAATTAAAAACTTAAAAACTTGGTGGGAAATTAAAGGAGAATGGCTAAAAGATGATGATTTAGAAGGAGTTATGATAGGTAGCCTTATAGCAGGAAAATATAATATTAAAATTGGAGATTCAATAAATGTTAAAGGTACAAATGAAACTAAAAAACTTATTGTAAGAGGAATAATAAATTCTGGTGGAAATGATGACGAAGCTATATATACAGTTTTAAAAACTACACAAGATTTATTTGGCTTAGAAGATAAGATAACTATGATAGAAGTTTCAGCTTTAACAACTCCTGATAATGATTTAGCTAAGAAAGCTGCACAAGACCCTAATAGTTTAACAATTTCTGAATATGAAACTTGGTACTGTACTGCTTATGTTAGCTCAATAAGTTATCAAATACAAGAAGTTTTAACTGACAGTGTGGCTAAACCTAATAGACAGGTTGCTGAATCAGAAGGAACAATTTTAAATAAGACAGAGCTTTTAATGTTATTAATTTGTATTTTAAGCTCATTTGCCTCTGCTCTTGGAATTTCTAACTTAATAACAGCTTCTGTTATTGAAAGAAGTCAAGAAATTGGTTTAATAAAGGCAATAGGTGGAACAAATAGAAGAATTATTTTACTTATACTAACTGAGATAGTTTTAACAGGAATATTTGGTGGAATATTTGGATATATTGCAGGTATAGGATTTACACAAATAATTGGAAAAACAGTATTCTCATCATATATTGAGCCAGCAGTTATAGTTGTTCCAATAGATATTGCTCTTGTATTTGCAGTTACAATAATAGGAAGTATCCCTGCAATTAAATACTTGCTAACTTTAAAACCAACAGAAGTATTACATGGAAGATAG
- a CDS encoding ABC transporter permease yields the protein MTKRQMYIKLVVSSLIRRKARMIVALLAVAIGATIMSGLVTIYYDIPRQLGKEFRSYGANFVVLPSGNEKITDTEFDKIKNEMSTQKVVGMAPYRYETTKINQQPYILTGTDMIEVKKNSPFWYIEGEWSTNDDENNVMIGKEISKKLNLQVGETFIIEGPKAGAKVVASKQSDSAEESKKKDLNSDFYSKKLKVKGIITTGGAEESFIFLPITLLNEILEDDTKIDSIECSIEADSKQLDDLANKLKTADENIIARPIKRVTQSQDIVLGKLQALVLLVNIVVLILTMISVSTTMMAVVAERRKEIGLKKALGAYDSEIKKEFLGEGSALGFIGGLLGVGLGFVFAQEVSLSVFGRAIEFQWLFAPITIIVSMIITTLACLYPVKKAMEIEPALVLKGE from the coding sequence ATGACTAAAAGACAAATGTATATAAAACTGGTTGTAAGTTCTCTTATCAGAAGAAAAGCAAGAATGATAGTTGCTTTACTTGCTGTGGCAATAGGAGCTACAATAATGTCAGGACTTGTAACTATTTATTATGATATTCCTAGACAATTAGGAAAAGAATTTAGATCTTATGGTGCAAACTTTGTTGTTTTACCATCAGGGAATGAAAAAATAACTGATACTGAATTTGATAAAATAAAAAATGAAATGTCAACACAAAAAGTTGTGGGAATGGCACCATATAGATATGAAACAACTAAAATCAATCAACAACCATATATTTTAACTGGTACTGATATGATAGAAGTTAAAAAGAACAGTCCATTCTGGTATATTGAAGGTGAATGGTCTACAAATGATGATGAAAATAATGTAATGATAGGTAAAGAAATTTCTAAAAAATTAAACTTACAAGTTGGAGAAACTTTTATTATTGAAGGACCAAAAGCAGGTGCAAAAGTTGTTGCTTCTAAACAGTCTGATAGTGCTGAAGAAAGTAAGAAGAAAGATTTGAATTCTGATTTCTATTCAAAAAAATTAAAAGTAAAAGGAATAATTACAACAGGTGGAGCAGAAGAATCTTTTATCTTTTTACCTATAACACTTCTAAATGAAATTTTAGAAGATGATACTAAAATAGATAGTATTGAATGTTCAATAGAAGCAGATTCAAAGCAATTAGATGATTTAGCAAATAAATTAAAAACTGCTGATGAAAATATTATAGCTAGACCTATAAAGAGAGTTACACAATCTCAAGATATAGTTTTAGGAAAATTACAAGCTCTTGTATTACTTGTTAATATAGTTGTATTGATACTTACAATGATTTCAGTTAGTACAACAATGATGGCGGTTGTAGCTGAAAGAAGAAAAGAAATAGGACTTAAAAAAGCCCTTGGAGCTTATGATAGTGAAATAAAAAAAGAATTTTTAGGAGAAGGTTCAGCTCTTGGGTTTATTGGTGGACTTTTAGGAGTTGGTTTAGGTTTTGTGTTTGCACAAGAAGTTAGTTTAAGTGTATTTGGTAGGGCAATAGAATTTCAATGGTTATTTGCTCCTATAACTATTATTGTGTCTATGATTATAACAACTTTGGCTTGTCTATATCCTGTTAAAAAGGCAATGGAAATTGAGCCAGCATTGGTATTAAAAGGAGAGTAG
- a CDS encoding ABC transporter ATP-binding protein, translating to MDNREVLLEVKNVSKIYGDLHALKEVNFQVRKGEWVAIMGSTGSGKSTMMNIIGCMDKPSIGEVILDGQNITKESQNSLTKVRREKIGLIFQQFHLIPYLTALENVMVAQYYHSIPDEQEALQALERVGLKDRAKHLPSQLSGGEQQRVCIARALINSPEIILADEPTGNLDEVNEKIVIEILKQLHKEGSTIIVVTHDLEVGDVAERKIILEYGKIVNDIDQKQYGKKK from the coding sequence ATGGATAATCGTGAAGTTTTATTGGAAGTAAAAAATGTATCTAAAATATATGGAGATTTACACGCTTTAAAAGAAGTTAATTTCCAAGTAAGAAAAGGTGAATGGGTTGCAATAATGGGTTCAACTGGTTCAGGAAAATCAACTATGATGAATATTATAGGTTGTATGGATAAACCAAGTATTGGGGAAGTTATTCTGGATGGACAGAATATAACAAAAGAAAGTCAAAATTCTTTAACTAAAGTAAGAAGAGAAAAAATTGGATTAATATTCCAACAATTCCACTTGATTCCATATTTAACAGCTCTTGAAAATGTAATGGTTGCTCAATATTATCACAGTATTCCAGATGAACAGGAAGCATTACAAGCTCTTGAAAGGGTTGGACTTAAAGATAGAGCAAAACATTTACCAAGTCAATTATCTGGTGGAGAACAACAAAGAGTATGTATAGCAAGAGCTTTAATTAATAGCCCTGAAATAATACTTGCAGATGAACCAACAGGAAACCTTGATGAAGTAAATGAAAAAATTGTTATAGAGATATTGAAACAGCTTCACAAAGAAGGTTCAACAATTATTGTTGTAACTCATGATTTAGAAGTTGGAGATGTGGCAGAAAGAAAAATAATATTGGAATATGGAAAAATTGTGAATGATATAGATCAAAAACAATATGGAAAGAAGAAATAA
- a CDS encoding FMN-binding protein encodes MKKYLLVGMIVALSLLTACGKKDFSKMSFNDGEYQGHFDNDDKDHPSTADVILTIQDGKIVGCIAEFRDSKGNIKGDDYGKEAGDDKYRKAQIAVQGFSQYGDKLVEVQDPNEVDAISGATVSNKEFKEAVWDALEKAKK; translated from the coding sequence ATGAAAAAGTATTTATTAGTTGGAATGATAGTAGCATTATCTTTATTAACAGCTTGTGGTAAAAAAGATTTTTCTAAGATGTCATTTAATGATGGAGAATATCAAGGGCATTTTGACAATGATGATAAGGATCATCCAAGTACAGCAGATGTTATTCTTACAATACAAGATGGTAAAATTGTAGGTTGTATAGCAGAATTTAGAGATTCAAAAGGTAACATAAAAGGTGATGACTATGGTAAAGAAGCTGGAGATGATAAGTATAGAAAAGCTCAAATAGCAGTTCAAGGCTTCTCACAATATGGAGATAAATTAGTTGAAGTACAAGACCCAAATGAAGTTGATGCAATATCTGGAGCAACTGTTTCTAATAAAGAATTTAAAGAAGCAGTGTGGGATGCATTAGAAAAAGCAAAGAAATAA
- a CDS encoding DUF4418 family protein, which translates to MKKNILEKLALILSVILFLVPKYIAPVCGPKEDGSHMACYYSGNMVMKLAGAIFIITLLMIILSKIKIIKILGSVATIVISAYVYLVPHGMSGLQNEIGKPFGVCKVDTMHCHVHHTFEIATGIAVVIGVLMVFSLISTFLKKED; encoded by the coding sequence ATGAAAAAAAACATATTAGAAAAATTAGCTTTGATACTATCAGTAATATTATTTTTAGTTCCTAAATATATAGCTCCTGTTTGTGGACCAAAAGAAGATGGCTCTCATATGGCTTGTTATTATAGTGGAAATATGGTAATGAAATTAGCAGGTGCAATATTTATTATAACTTTATTAATGATTATACTTTCAAAAATAAAAATAATAAAGATATTAGGAAGCGTGGCAACTATTGTTATATCTGCATATGTGTATCTAGTACCTCATGGAATGTCAGGACTTCAAAATGAAATAGGAAAACCATTTGGAGTTTGTAAAGTAGATACAATGCATTGTCATGTACATCATACTTTTGAGATAGCAACTGGTATAGCAGTTGTGATAGGAGTTTTAATGGTATTTAGTTTAATCTCAACTTTTTTAAAGAAGGAAGATTAG
- a CDS encoding ABC transporter permease: MSKRIDANSLAMENIRQRKTRSTCMILLVALFSLIVYMGSMFSLSLSRGLESLSDRLGADVIVVPAGYKAEIESVLLKGEPSTFYLPADTIEKLKKFDEIEKMTPQIYVATLSASCCSYPVQIIGIDIDTDFLIYPWITHNIDKELKDGEAIVGSHVIGEKGETVHFFNEELKIVGRLKQTGIGFDATVFVNQNTAKQLAKASERITANKVAEEDVISSVMIKAKSGVDSVKLASKISKELSKEGIFAMFSKKFVNSISSNLKVLSTSILILVGAIWILSIVVLSISFTAIFNERKKEMAVLRVLGASKKMLREIILKEAVILSLWGAGIGSFLGVILSVAQLPLLASKFSMPFLSPSLLQYIGIFILSFILGVIIGPLSTVRVVKKLTDKDSYLSLREEM; encoded by the coding sequence ATGAGTAAAAGAATAGATGCAAATAGTTTAGCAATGGAGAATATAAGACAGAGAAAAACTAGAAGTACCTGTATGATATTATTGGTTGCATTATTTAGCCTTATAGTGTATATGGGCTCAATGTTCTCACTTAGTTTAAGTAGAGGTTTAGAAAGTTTATCAGATAGATTAGGAGCAGATGTAATAGTTGTTCCAGCAGGATATAAAGCAGAAATTGAGAGTGTTCTTCTAAAAGGAGAACCCTCAACTTTTTATTTGCCAGCAGATACTATTGAGAAATTAAAAAAGTTTGATGAAATTGAAAAAATGACACCACAAATATATGTGGCAACACTTTCGGCTTCTTGTTGTTCTTACCCTGTTCAAATAATAGGAATAGATATAGATACAGACTTTTTAATTTATCCTTGGATAACTCATAATATAGATAAAGAATTAAAAGATGGAGAAGCTATTGTAGGTAGTCATGTTATTGGAGAAAAAGGAGAAACAGTTCATTTCTTCAATGAAGAATTAAAAATAGTTGGAAGATTAAAACAAACAGGAATAGGTTTTGATGCAACAGTTTTTGTAAACCAAAACACTGCAAAACAATTAGCCAAAGCCTCAGAAAGAATAACTGCTAATAAAGTTGCAGAAGAAGATGTAATTTCATCTGTTATGATAAAGGCAAAGTCAGGAGTAGATTCTGTAAAATTAGCTTCAAAAATATCTAAAGAATTATCAAAAGAAGGTATTTTTGCAATGTTTAGTAAAAAATTTGTAAATTCAATATCTTCTAACTTAAAGGTATTATCAACAAGTATTTTAATTCTAGTAGGTGCTATTTGGATATTATCAATAGTTGTTCTAAGTATAAGTTTCACTGCAATATTTAATGAAAGAAAAAAAGAAATGGCAGTTTTAAGAGTGTTAGGTGCTTCTAAAAAGATGTTAAGAGAAATTATTTTGAAAGAAGCTGTAATATTATCACTATGGGGAGCAGGAATAGGAAGTTTTTTAGGTGTAATTTTATCAGTTGCACAACTACCATTACTAGCTTCAAAGTTTTCAATGCCATTTTTATCTCCAAGTTTATTACAATATATAGGAATATTTATTTTAAGCTTTATTTTAGGTGTAATTATAGGTCCTCTTTCAACAGTTAGAGTTGTAAAAAAACTGACTGATAAAGATAGTTATTTGAGTTTAAGAGAAGAAATGTAG
- a CDS encoding ABC transporter ATP-binding protein, whose product MLEIKNISKTYNRQGKDFYAVKDVNLNVLDGDFVHIIGRSGSGKSTLLNIVAGLLSADNGTLLLDGTNYLELSDEEKSKFRNKNIGFIPQSPALLGYLNILENIRLPYDMYEKDGDSEGKARYFLNELGLEHLAKSYPKELSGGELRRIIIARALMTEPKILIADEPTSDLDIEATKEVMDLLKKINEKGTSILIVTHELETLKYGKKV is encoded by the coding sequence ATGTTAGAGATAAAAAATATATCTAAGACTTATAACAGGCAAGGAAAAGATTTTTATGCAGTTAAAGATGTAAATTTAAATGTTTTAGATGGAGATTTTGTTCATATAATTGGAAGAAGTGGAAGTGGGAAATCAACTCTATTAAATATAGTTGCTGGACTTTTATCAGCAGATAATGGAACTCTTTTATTAGATGGAACAAATTATTTAGAGCTTTCAGATGAAGAGAAATCAAAATTTAGAAATAAGAATATAGGTTTTATACCTCAATCACCAGCACTTTTAGGATATTTAAATATTTTAGAAAATATTAGACTTCCTTATGATATGTATGAAAAAGATGGAGATTCAGAAGGTAAAGCCAGATATTTTTTAAATGAATTAGGCTTGGAACATTTAGCAAAATCTTATCCAAAAGAATTATCAGGAGGAGAATTAAGAAGAATTATAATAGCTAGAGCCTTGATGACAGAGCCTAAAATACTTATTGCAGATGAACCAACATCTGATTTGGATATAGAAGCAACTAAGGAAGTTATGGATTTATTAAAAAAAATTAATGAAAAGGGAACTAGTATTTTAATAGTAACTCATGAATTAGAAACTTTAAAATATGGTAAGAAAGTTTAG
- a CDS encoding putative quinol monooxygenase, protein MFKKLLLALGILTSVSMYAVPTLNVYDFEVKKDKEASYKSITEDYVNKTMETEQGVLGLFAATDERDKTTSFVVEIYNDYLAFSNHTKNQASKDFKAVIPQIAEGNLNSTEVDIQIAKDKKVEQNDNTFTVYTIIDVKPENNKEFTEIIKNRAETTFNENGVLLVYVGTDRRNPNKWCLFEVYSDIDSYLNHRASSYFKNFITETKDMITTQKRYELQPLKLINKGGLDYKKLY, encoded by the coding sequence ATGTTTAAAAAATTATTATTAGCTTTGGGAATACTTACATCAGTTAGTATGTATGCAGTACCAACATTAAATGTTTATGACTTTGAAGTAAAAAAAGATAAAGAGGCTTCATATAAAAGTATAACAGAAGATTATGTCAATAAAACTATGGAAACAGAACAAGGAGTTTTAGGACTTTTTGCTGCAACAGATGAAAGAGATAAAACTACTTCTTTTGTAGTTGAAATATACAATGATTATCTAGCTTTTTCTAATCATACTAAAAATCAAGCTAGTAAAGATTTTAAAGCTGTAATTCCTCAAATTGCAGAGGGAAATTTGAATAGTACAGAAGTAGATATTCAAATAGCAAAAGATAAAAAGGTTGAGCAAAATGATAATACTTTCACAGTGTATACAATAATTGATGTGAAACCTGAAAATAATAAAGAATTTACTGAAATTATTAAAAACAGAGCAGAAACAACTTTCAATGAAAATGGAGTTTTGCTTGTTTATGTAGGAACTGATAGAAGAAATCCTAATAAATGGTGTCTTTTTGAAGTGTATTCTGATATAGATTCTTATTTAAATCATAGAGCTTCTAGTTATTTTAAGAATTTTATTACAGAAACAAAAGATATGATAACTACACAAAAGAGGTATGAACTTCAACCTTTAAAATTAATAAATAAAGGTGGATTAGATTATAAAAAATTATACTAA
- a CDS encoding SMI1/KNR4 family protein, which yields MNIAKKYIEELKKAYYKNGGKEVWDNIEKIKEGISEENIKKLKEEYPEVPDSLIELLKIVDGTYFREYKGKTVASYFLGSDVEEYPYYLLSSSQILETKNEAYDFYADYVDREYEEVEIDEEIISDSKKMKWLHFSNCMNNGGTSQLFIDFSPSEKGVKGQIVRFLHDPDEIGVIADSFDEYLEKLIESGLDFISEDVVD from the coding sequence ATGAATATAGCTAAAAAATATATAGAAGAATTGAAAAAAGCTTATTATAAGAATGGTGGAAAAGAAGTTTGGGACAATATTGAAAAGATTAAAGAAGGTATAAGTGAAGAAAATATTAAAAAATTAAAGGAAGAATATCCAGAAGTACCTGATTCCTTAATTGAACTTTTAAAAATTGTGGATGGAACATATTTTAGAGAATATAAAGGAAAAACTGTAGCTTCTTACTTCTTAGGTTCAGATGTAGAAGAATATCCTTATTACTTATTATCTTCAAGTCAAATTTTAGAAACTAAAAATGAGGCATATGACTTCTATGCTGATTATGTGGATAGGGAGTATGAAGAAGTAGAAATAGATGAAGAAATTATAAGTGATTCTAAAAAGATGAAATGGCTACATTTTTCTAATTGCATGAATAATGGAGGAACATCACAATTATTTATAGATTTTTCACCATCTGAAAAAGGAGTAAAGGGACAAATAGTTAGATTTTTACATGATCCTGATGAAATTGGAGTTATAGCAGATAGCTTTGACGAATATTTAGAAAAGCTTATAGAAAGTGGTTTAGATTTTATAAGTGAAGATGTAGTAGATTAA
- a CDS encoding alpha/beta fold hydrolase has product MFYYEEYGEGKPILIIHGLTCSMELMKGCIEPIFKEVNGYKRIYIDLLGMGKSNKCSLEYASSDKILEMLLSFIKEKIDKEFLLVGESYGGYLSRGILSKCYKNIEGLMLLCPMMIPDDTKRTLPEGNLKFHDKEFLEKIDKNKRELFLEYMVIANEKMYKRFEKEVISGIEQANNDFIKKLRENYSFSFNVDEEIKMINFSKPSLFITGRQDNAVGYYDLYNLLEDYPRATFAILDTAGHNLQIEQEEVFNSLFLNWLERVEKYKV; this is encoded by the coding sequence ATGTTTTATTATGAAGAGTATGGAGAGGGAAAACCTATTTTAATCATACATGGTTTAACTTGTAGTATGGAACTTATGAAAGGATGCATTGAACCAATATTTAAGGAAGTGAATGGTTATAAAAGAATATATATTGACTTACTAGGAATGGGAAAATCAAACAAGTGTTCTTTGGAATATGCCTCATCAGATAAAATTTTAGAAATGTTATTAAGTTTTATAAAAGAAAAAATAGATAAAGAATTTTTATTAGTTGGTGAATCTTATGGAGGATATTTATCAAGAGGAATACTATCAAAATGTTATAAAAATATAGAAGGTTTAATGTTGTTGTGCCCTATGATGATTCCTGATGATACTAAAAGAACTTTACCAGAAGGAAATTTAAAGTTTCATGATAAAGAATTTTTAGAAAAAATAGATAAGAATAAAAGAGAGCTCTTTTTAGAATATATGGTTATTGCAAATGAAAAAATGTATAAAAGATTTGAAAAAGAAGTTATATCTGGTATAGAACAAGCTAATAATGATTTTATAAAAAAATTAAGAGAAAATTATTCATTTTCTTTCAATGTAGATGAAGAAATAAAAATGATAAATTTTTCTAAACCAAGTCTTTTTATTACTGGTAGACAAGATAATGCAGTTGGTTATTATGATTTATATAATTTACTAGAAGATTATCCAAGAGCAACTTTTGCTATTTTAGATACAGCAGGGCATAATTTGCAGATAGAACAAGAAGAAGTATTTAATTCCTTATTTTTAAATTGGTTAGAAAGAGTAGAGAAATATAAAGTATAA
- a CDS encoding YARHG domain-containing protein, which produces MKDDFNDLENINIEEGNIAENNDETSSNSFLKIDPIKNLDISNIKVETKTEEPKKSPEKQTKEDIPQNDKPVKDNSKIIKIGIAALMVILCLVGGYFAYSKFMASDESEELAHNTVTEEVVEETPEETVTEENTNTVEEPITETSQELIEEEQEGGPVSEENIEEETISEENNIQVNDDNYDLIVLDKVYDEVINRGNEAYLNNFSSEELAIIRNTLYAKNGYKFKKKIYQEYFGEKSWYNPTTSSQNILTKNEEKLANIIKRYE; this is translated from the coding sequence ATGAAAGATGATTTTAATGATTTAGAAAATATTAATATTGAAGAGGGAAATATTGCTGAAAATAATGATGAAACTTCATCAAATAGTTTTTTAAAAATTGATCCAATTAAGAATTTAGATATTAGTAACATAAAAGTAGAAACAAAAACAGAAGAACCTAAAAAATCACCAGAAAAACAAACAAAAGAAGACATACCACAAAATGATAAGCCAGTAAAAGATAATTCAAAGATAATAAAAATAGGAATAGCAGCATTAATGGTTATTTTATGTTTAGTTGGAGGATATTTTGCATATTCAAAATTTATGGCTAGTGATGAAAGTGAAGAATTAGCTCATAATACAGTAACAGAAGAAGTTGTGGAAGAAACTCCTGAGGAAACAGTTACTGAGGAAAATACTAATACAGTAGAAGAACCTATTACAGAAACTTCACAAGAACTTATAGAAGAAGAACAAGAGGGTGGACCTGTAAGTGAAGAAAATATTGAAGAGGAAACTATTAGTGAAGAAAATAATATTCAAGTCAATGATGATAATTATGATTTAATAGTTTTAGATAAAGTCTATGACGAAGTTATAAATAGAGGAAATGAAGCCTATTTAAATAACTTTTCATCAGAGGAATTGGCAATAATAAGAAATACTTTATATGCTAAAAATGGATATAAATTTAAAAAGAAAATATATCAAGAATATTTTGGAGAGAAATCTTGGTATAATCCAACAACTTCAAGTCAAAATATTTTAACAAAAAATGAAGAAAAATTGGCTAATATAATAAAAAGATATGAATAA
- a CDS encoding TatD family hydrolase — protein sequence MKIIDSHVHLNLQQFDNDREEVFKRIEEKLDFVVNIGFDLESSEKSVEYANKYPFIYAVIGFHPDEIEGYSDEAEKKLEELAKNPKVLAIGEIGLDYHWMTRPKEEQWDIFRKQLELARRVNKPVVIHTREAMEDTVNILNEFPDITGILHCYPGSVETARRMIDRFYLGIGGVLTFKNAKKLVDVVKEIPIERLVIETDCPYMAPTPYRGQRNEPIYTEEVVKKMAELKNMSYEDVVRITNENTRKVFKML from the coding sequence ATGAAAATAATAGATTCACATGTTCATTTAAATTTACAACAATTTGATAATGATAGAGAAGAAGTTTTTAAAAGAATAGAAGAAAAATTAGACTTTGTTGTAAATATAGGATTTGATTTGGAAAGTAGTGAAAAAAGTGTAGAGTATGCAAATAAATATCCATTTATTTATGCAGTAATAGGATTTCATCCAGATGAAATAGAAGGATATAGTGATGAGGCAGAAAAAAAATTGGAAGAACTTGCCAAAAACCCAAAAGTTTTAGCAATAGGAGAAATTGGTTTAGATTATCATTGGATGACAAGACCAAAAGAGGAACAATGGGATATTTTTAGAAAACAATTAGAATTAGCAAGGAGAGTAAATAAACCTGTTGTAATTCACACAAGAGAAGCTATGGAAGATACAGTTAATATATTAAATGAATTTCCAGATATAACAGGTATTTTACATTGTTATCCTGGTTCTGTTGAAACAGCAAGAAGAATGATAGATAGATTTTATCTAGGTATAGGTGGAGTTTTAACTTTTAAGAATGCTAAAAAATTAGTTGATGTTGTAAAAGAAATTCCAATAGAAAGATTAGTCATAGAAACTGACTGTCCATATATGGCACCAACTCCATATAGAGGACAAAGAAATGAGCCTATTTATACAGAAGAAGTTGTCAAAAAAATGGCAGAACTTAAAAATATGAGTTATGAAGATGTAGTTAGAATTACAAATGAAAATACAAGAAAGGTATTTAAAATGTTATGA
- the acpS gene encoding holo-ACP synthase yields the protein MIVGIGNDIIEIERVEKAILKEGFKNKVYTQKELENIEKRGNRTETYAGIFSAKEAITKAIGTGVREFSLIDLEILNNDLGKPYVVVSEKLDKILKNKKEDYQIEISISHSKKYATAMAIIF from the coding sequence ATGATAGTAGGAATAGGTAATGATATTATTGAGATTGAAAGAGTAGAAAAAGCTATTTTAAAAGAAGGGTTTAAAAATAAAGTCTATACTCAAAAAGAGTTGGAGAATATTGAAAAAAGAGGAAATAGAACAGAAACTTATGCAGGAATATTCTCTGCAAAAGAAGCTATTACAAAAGCTATTGGAACAGGAGTTAGAGAATTTTCTTTAATAGATTTAGAAATATTAAATAATGATTTAGGGAAGCCTTATGTTGTTGTATCAGAGAAATTAGATAAAATTTTAAAAAATAAAAAAGAAGATTATCAAATTGAAATTTCAATTTCACACTCTAAAAAATATGCAACAGCAATGGCAATAATATTTTAA